One Peromyscus leucopus breed LL Stock chromosome 2, UCI_PerLeu_2.1, whole genome shotgun sequence DNA window includes the following coding sequences:
- the Ubxn10 gene encoding UBX domain-containing protein 10, with the protein MATEAPVNLAPPERSTVVGTSADSFIWQPSPLRMHVIRPKSAKGRKRPNLHRPQGVGDGSPSVLSTSPPPRSSGSSGSQKAGACAPVSPSPGAPDEAPELLPQVLVGATSSLNKYPVLPSINRRSLEDGAVDTVARKASSLQLSSVQALYQEEACTAVKTSQEDSRAQVCALEKKFILRTKRQSSSGSSNMEEPTDQEPRLLLAIRSPSGQRFVRYFRPSDKLQTVLAVAEQKNKATYQHCSIETMEVPRRRFSDLTKSLQECGILHKSVLGISQEEGEG; encoded by the coding sequence ATGGCCACAGAAGCCCCTGTGAACCTAGCACCACCTGAACGCAGCACCGTGGTCGGTACCTCAGCTGACAGCTTCATCTGGCAGCCCAGCCCCCTCAGGATGCACGTCATCAGGCCCAAGTCCGCCAAGGGCCGGAAGCGGCCGAACCTGCACAGACCTCAAGGCGTGGGTGACGGTTCTCCCAGTGTGCTGTCCACTTCGCCTCCACCACGCTCCTCCGGGTCCTCGGGCAGCCAGAAAGCAGGAGCCTGCGCACCCGTCTCTCCGTCTCCGGGGGCCCCTGATGAGGCGCCCGAGCTGCTGCCGCAGGTGCTCGTGGGAGCCACCTCCTCTCTCAACAAGTACCCGGTCCTCCCTTCCATCAATAGGAGGAGCCTGGAAGATGGGGCTGTGGACACGGTGGCCAGGAAGGCCAGTTCTCTGCAGCTGAGCAGTGTGCAGGCCCTTTACCAGGAGGAGGCCTGCACCGCTGTAAAGACAAGCCAGGAGGATTCCCGAGCCCAGGTCTGCGCCTTAGAGAAGAAGTTCATCCTCCGAACCAAGAGACAGAGTTCCTCGGGGTCCTCAAACATGGAGGAGCCGACAGACCAAGAGCCGAGGCTGCTGCTGGCCATCAGGTCACCCTCAGGCCAAAGGTTCGTGCGCTACTTCAGGCCCAGTGACAAACTACAGACGGTCCTCGCCGTGGCCGAGCAGAAAAACAAAGCCACCTACCAACACTGCAGCATTGAAACGATGGAGGTGCCCAGGAGACGTTTCTCCGACCTCACCAAGTCCCTGCAGGAGTGCGGCATCCTCCATAAGTCCGTGCTGGGCATCtcccaggaggagggggaggggtga